GTTTTTTAGATAACTGTAGCATCTTTCTTCATTGTTAATTGTGGATCGAGCGTCGCTTTTAATCTCAGTATTCGTGTTGTGAGTTGTGTGTCTAATTTCTAGTGATGttgtaaatataattgaataatatcaAAGAACTGTATCAATATGAcaaccgaaaaaattaatttgattggtGTTCCAATAGCTAAAATTAATGGTCGTAAACTTCCCACTATAAaagaagttttattattatttttttatcatcacaaAGTTCTTCATCTAAAAGTCAATGAAAGTGCAAAAAAAACTGCAAATATAGTTCAAGattgttggaaaaatttacaaattttaacctCCGGGCTTCGAAATACGATTAACAAAATACttgagtttttcaaaaaatggcAATTATTGCAGTGCAAtaagaaaagaataaaatcacaagctcaaaaacaaaaagaagtcagttttgaaacaaaaattcaaCAGTTATTTAATATCGCTGGAAAAAACGGTCTAAGAAGTTTGAATGGAGAGATCAACAACTTTTCGGCTCAGAAACTATTGAATCAACCAGAAATTTCTGATAACTCCAGTTCACCAGAAACTTCGAGAAAATATGTTGAAATTATGGAAACCGATGAGATAGGTAGATATTTGgtatttacaataatactctgatttaatgaaattaataactgaaaaataattgcaatttatTCTGTTCCCGTAACCGTAtacagaaaaaattcttgactagAAGGTAAATTaccttggctcaagaaaatattacgGAAGATTACAAATTTCTTTAatgaagtcaaagtttcttgaccgcagaaaatttctttttgctccaaaataacttttgtcttccttaaaattttcttggtgcaagaagttttttttctgtgtaatattTATGCTCAGCATAACTAATTGATAACTAAATATTATGTAATCTtgttatactttattttatacttattttatacttattttcttgtaaataatatcaaaatacttttcagAAATAGATTTggttaatgataataataataatgaaattacacCTAGTCAAGAGTTACTAACATCGTCGCAGTCAACTATCAgtcaaatttcaaatgtttCCGATTTTGAAACAGAATTGttgtctgaaaaaaaataccaaaaataaacattatcaCTCCAAATTTAGCAGCTGCGCTTGATCGTGCAAATGTTAGCAACAGAAATGCTACATATATTTTGGCAGCTACCTTACAGAGCGTTGGAATAGATCTTCGGAATGTTAATTTAAGCTATAAAACTATCCAACGAAATCGTATACTTCTTCGAAAAGAAATAGCTGAAGGGTTAAAAGACTTAAAGTTCAATGATAATTACGTAGTTCATTGGGATGGTAAATTGTTAAGCGATATTGTTGGCGCAGATGTAGTAGATCGACTACAAGTTCTTCTGACATCGTCTGGCGCTGAACAATTATTAGGCATTCCAAAAATTGGAGCAGGAACTGGAATTGAGCAAGCTTCAGCAGTAAACTCAACTTTGAAGCATTGGGGTGTCAGTGATTATGTCAAAGCGGTGTGCTTTGATACTGCATATACAAATACAGGTAAATCAATACTATTAACAAAGTATTTAGAATTgagagattttatttttcatgtttgttttaattcattaatgattctattattaaatagGCATTCATCGTGGCGCTGGCGTAGAACTAGAGAATCTTTTAGGGCGAAAGCTCATTTGGCTGCCATGTCGTCATCACGTCATTGAACTACTCATTAAAGGTGTTTTTAGTATACTGGCCAACGCAAATGGCCCAAATGTTTCAATTTTTGGtagattcaaaaaataattggaaCAAGATagataaatcaaaaatacaGTGCAGGAATTCAATGATCCTATTGTTGCTAAAGTACTATCAGAGAAAAAGACGAAAcattgattttattgaaagtTATTCGCTGGTATGTTTTAGTTACATAATATCATTCACAAAAGCACTCCAAAACAACTTTCTTTCTTTCActatacactgagagaaaaaatttttttaagaaaatgcAAATAATTGAAAGAAGTTTTCTACATTTGAAAAACAATTCTGAATGAAAATTCTCAAGTTATCTatctaaaattgtatttttgttttttattttttaatcagttaaactattttccaacaaaaaagttactgtgcgaaaaattttgatttcttctgcaaagaaatgaaattgttgaaaatttccaacatATCAATGTCTTGTCACTAGAATGCccatattttttcaaaagaaatttttcctttcggtaaatttaaaaaattgtgtaatggaaaaatttaaaccttaaattaatagtaatttccTGGTGTCGATCGAATACAATTCATTTTAAACATAGACAAAAATATACGTGATTATCTTTAACTCgtaatttatgttaaattaaaattgatcgaatttttgtactttgttttaattgaaatCTTGTTCTTTTAGTATTCaaaaacgatttttaattattaattctagaTTAagaaaatcagtttttttcaTTCGTACTCATTTGTTGCAGAAATATCTTCCGAGGAATGATTACCGAGAATTTTTAGAGTtatcgtcaatttttttagagttATTCCAAAAGATAATTTCACCTTTAAACATCCAGGAGCGATGAGTCATGCTCGTTGGATGTCGAAGGTAATTTATTgcctgaaaatatatatttttagggGAGAATTTAAGCTGACCCTCATGAATTAACTAGTATTCGCCAAAGCATGTATTTTCATAATTGTCATTTATATAAAAGCTTGGTTCACTTCACCTTCTGCTATCTTAGCTGCAAAATAATGACTTAATTTTGATGCAACAATTGATACtctatgataaaattaattcatctgTATCAAAAGGAGCTTTAAAAATGAGCGATCATTTGTGGTATTTAAGTGACAAATTAGCCATAATTTCTCTATTTGACGATGCTGTAGATCCggaagtaaagaaaaaatggtaaaaatttgaaaaatcggaACCCTATAAAAACTAAAGCCAGAAAATATGAATTTGACTACAAAAActtacatgaatttttacacAAAGATGTAAGTGACTTCATTTCAACAGAAtcgttaacaattttaaaaagactTTGACTTGCCACatgaacttttaaatgaagaaGTCGACAAGTGGGCCAGCATCGATAGTTTTCAGGAATGTCaacaatttttagtaaattggCTGTTGTCAATGATGTCGCGGAACGTGGTGTAGCGCTAATTGAAGATTACAATCAATGCCTTACTAAAGACGAAGAACAGctccaatatttattactagttATTAGTGAGTATCGAAAAAATTccctaattgcaataaaagtacgttaattgaatgattattccgtctttttaattgttaaatataattatagatGTACTAAAGTTTTATATTGTTTTCCTTATAGaatataaatgattaaaatacatacaatgatatttttttgctataaaatttttatgaatgataCAGTCGATgttctctgtattggacctctctgtatttttAACCGCTCTCTGTGTTTGACCACATttttcctctgtatttgacgaatttacacagctcttatggacgaGTCAagtacagagaatggtccttgACGGGCGaatcaaatacagagagcgttgactgtaattTGATTTTGTTTCTTATTGAATGTGTACTATATCATTGATGATTAATTTCTGCTAAGCATTCGTATTAAGCGACgcaattattgagaaaatgaGAGAGTAATCTCATGAGAAGTAGTACTGTGGATTGATGTCGAAAAATGAAACAAGGGGAGTAAGGGAGGTTGTTAATCAAAGCGGATTCTCGtagataaatttgtattaaataaaaagtaaataattttcaatgagaAAACAAcatgattgttatttttaaactatcaaAACACAgtgaaaatgcaattttctgCAGAAAATAGCTTTTCAAtgccaataaataaaaatatattatgattttttcaaattttttataattctgttgataaaataaaaattattatctataaaaagatcaaaattttcaatgggctcaaaaaattaaatttacagcgAAAAaccagaattttattttgacatcAACTTTAACTTTGAATAACTTCCAAAGGAGTGAATTTAGCTAAAAATGTTAAGAGacatttttgtaggaaattaaattccctTCAAGAATCTCTATTGAATTTTTCCGGATactaattttaagtgaattacaaaattccaaagttaaacaataaaattctgaaatcttatcaattttcaagGCGTGTTTATAAGAAAACGGTTCATctgacaaaaatttcaatcagtcTTTTTGTAGACAATTAAATTTGCTTCAAAAACATCtaagtttatttcatttacctcGATGGTTTAGGAGTTATGAGACAAAACCCGttccggaaaaaaaaaattaaaatttccgatGATAGACcccttaatataaatataaagggCTCAATTTctcacaacattttttttgtcatcccaaataatattttcgatatacaaaaaaaaaaaaatagttaatttttggcccagtctaatatatatatatatatatattagttaAAACCCGGCTTCGCCCTGGAGTTGATATGAATGACGTGGTAGagtcgaaataaaaataaactatgacgtaaaagtaaaaaaagtttattgaaaacgtttttctcattatttcataatacttgtttataaacaacatttttcattttattgtccggagtatatatacataaatttttcggaTTTCCTACTCTTGAGCAAGCTACATATAGCTGACCGTGAGAGAAGC
This region of Cotesia glomerata isolate CgM1 unplaced genomic scaffold, MPM_Cglom_v2.3 scaffold_269, whole genome shotgun sequence genomic DNA includes:
- the LOC123274232 gene encoding uncharacterized protein LOC123274232 — encoded protein: MTTEKINLIGVPIAKINGRKLPTIKEVLLLFFYHHKVLHLKVNESAKKTANIVQDCWKNLQILTSGLRNTINKILEFFKKWQLLQCNKKRIKSQAQKQKEVSFETKIQQLFNIAGKNGLRSLNGEINNFSAQKLLNQPEISDNSSSPETSRKYVEIMETDEIEIDLVNDNNNNEITPSQELLTSSQSTISQISNVSDFETELLSEKKYQK